Proteins encoded in a region of the Streptomyces sp. NBC_01471 genome:
- a CDS encoding type VII secretion system-associated protein, translating to MSSASEEAAVARTAAPTAIPMVPVTAEDRASAAGPGRRASRDARGASAGAVDEARADDGMPPVPDHVREAARSAPDHWFGMIDPTWSGEGAPPVWALAGQWRSDARGEVVEWRDNEEYRPSPVALGWTSPKDPVDAALQLAATGYGPGGAVTRELASAEVAVFVAPGGGLLSAVSPDDESAIVPVFTSPHHLHTAGRLSFRTMRATELLDRLPENHVIYLNASGPVSMTVEPGTLREAVAAAGVVHDEDDWLGALDDILPVAEPKTSADGGTPQGPAEELS from the coding sequence ATGAGCAGCGCATCCGAGGAGGCGGCGGTCGCACGAACCGCCGCCCCTACGGCCATCCCCATGGTGCCGGTCACGGCGGAGGACAGGGCATCCGCCGCGGGTCCAGGGCGGCGTGCGTCCAGGGACGCGCGCGGCGCGTCCGCCGGTGCGGTGGACGAGGCGCGCGCCGATGACGGGATGCCTCCAGTTCCGGACCACGTGCGGGAGGCCGCCAGGTCGGCCCCGGACCACTGGTTCGGCATGATCGACCCGACCTGGTCGGGCGAGGGCGCCCCGCCGGTGTGGGCGCTGGCCGGCCAGTGGCGTTCGGACGCTCGCGGCGAGGTCGTCGAGTGGCGTGACAACGAGGAGTACCGCCCTTCGCCCGTCGCGCTCGGCTGGACCTCCCCCAAGGACCCGGTGGACGCCGCGCTGCAACTAGCGGCGACCGGTTACGGCCCGGGGGGCGCGGTGACGCGGGAGCTGGCGTCCGCGGAGGTGGCGGTGTTCGTCGCGCCCGGCGGCGGTCTGCTTTCCGCGGTGTCGCCGGACGACGAGTCCGCCATCGTGCCCGTCTTCACCTCTCCCCACCACCTGCACACCGCGGGGCGGCTGTCCTTCCGGACCATGCGGGCCACCGAGCTGCTCGACCGGTTGCCGGAGAACCACGTGATCTACCTCAACGCCTCCGGTCCTGTGAGCATGACGGTGGAGCCGGGGACGCTGCGGGAGGCGGTCGCGGCCGCCGGCGTGGTGCACGACGAGGACGATTGGCTGGGGGCGCTGGACGACATCCTGCCGGTCGCGGAGCCGAAGACCTCGGCAGACGGCGGGACGCCGCAGGGTCCTGCGGAGGAGCTCTCCTAA
- a CDS encoding YbaB/EbfC family nucleoid-associated protein has translation MSTPYDQQIEDLLAEYRDAREQAVDTRQQINEIEATVTAPRQVVKATVGAQGQVIALDFPTGAYRNMAPKDLARVIHTTLDQARAKALSQVMEVAVARLPEGMTPVDMVQGNFDPRDLMPKEVQLPDAVKEYVEHGFGPKRAGGQS, from the coding sequence ATGTCGACTCCGTACGACCAGCAGATCGAAGATCTGCTGGCCGAATACCGCGACGCGCGTGAGCAGGCAGTCGACACGCGCCAGCAGATCAACGAGATCGAGGCCACGGTCACCGCACCCCGGCAGGTGGTGAAGGCGACGGTGGGCGCGCAGGGCCAGGTGATCGCGCTGGACTTTCCCACCGGCGCGTACCGCAACATGGCGCCGAAGGACCTGGCCAGGGTCATTCACACCACCCTCGACCAGGCCAGGGCCAAGGCGCTGTCGCAGGTGATGGAGGTGGCCGTCGCGCGGCTGCCCGAGGGCATGACGCCGGTCGACATGGTGCAGGGCAACTTCGACCCGCGGGACCTGATGCCGAAAGAGGTCCAGCTCCCGGACGCGGTGAAGGAGTACGTCGAGCACGGCTTCGGCCCGAAGCGGGCAGGAGGCCAGTCATGA